The following coding sequences lie in one Heyndrickxia oleronia genomic window:
- a CDS encoding ECF transporter S component has protein sequence MKNSMWSLKFSTAALVLIPAAIGINYLGKLFAGLLKLPLWLDAIGTVLASMLAGPIIGAISGIANNIIYGFTQDPISFVYAITSGVIGLIVGIMAYKGWIANIGKAIMIGIIVGVVAATISTPLNMIFWGGQTGNVWGDALYAYSIAHNLPQWLASFFDSIVVDVPDKIATVIISYLIFKGLPQNLTTIYNNQNKIESL, from the coding sequence ATGAAAAATAGTATGTGGTCTTTAAAATTTTCAACTGCTGCACTAGTTCTCATTCCAGCAGCTATAGGGATTAACTATTTAGGTAAATTATTCGCTGGCCTGTTAAAACTTCCATTATGGTTAGATGCAATTGGCACTGTACTGGCAAGTATGCTTGCAGGCCCAATAATTGGAGCAATCTCTGGCATCGCTAACAATATCATTTATGGTTTTACCCAAGATCCGATCTCCTTTGTCTATGCCATAACGAGTGGAGTTATCGGTCTTATTGTCGGTATCATGGCATACAAGGGGTGGATTGCTAATATAGGGAAGGCGATTATGATTGGGATTATCGTCGGGGTGGTCGCAGCAACGATTTCCACACCGTTAAATATGATATTTTGGGGCGGACAAACGGGAAATGTATGGGGGGATGCACTGTATGCTTACTCCATCGCTCATAATCTACCTCAATGGCTTGCATCATTTTTTGACAGTATCGTTGTTGATGTCCCAGATAAAATCGCAACAGTTATTATTAGTTATCTTATTTTCAAAGGACTTCCGCAAAATTTAACAACAATCTATAACAATCAGAATAAGATTGAATCATTATAA